Part of the Canis aureus isolate CA01 chromosome 3, VMU_Caureus_v.1.0, whole genome shotgun sequence genome, tatgaaGGTGCTCATTGTGTGCCGGCCATTATTTTGGTACTTGGGACAGATCAGTAAAACCAAAGGTCTCTGCCCTTGTGAAATTTACAACCTagtgagtcctttttttttttcttaattttttcctatttttttaaagattttatttattcatttatgagacacagagagagagagagaggcagagacacacacaggaagagggagaagcaggctccatgcaggaaggctgacatgggactcgatcccgggtctctaggatcataccctgagccgaaggcagacattcaaccactgagccacccaggtgtccctcctaattctttttgatttaaagctttaattatgaaaagaaatctaatagaaaatatagGAAACTATGAGACCAATGTTCTTAACAACCAAATATTAATAGCTTGTCATACCTCCCATTCCATTCTCCTTCCCGCAAGTTTTTTAGATTTGGtaatatgtttttaagtttttatgtaaatgatCATACTATATgcatcctttccttcttttcattcaaCACTGTTTTTGTATGTGATCTAGCTcattagttttaaatgttttagaataTTCCATTCATATCCTTATTGAAGCATACTTAAgttcctaatttatttatttttttaaagattttatttattcatagatacacacagagagagagaggcagagacacaggcagagggagaagcaggctccacgcagggaacccgacgtgaaactcgatcccaggtttccaggatcacaccccaggctgcaggcggcaccaaaccgctgcatcacCTATGAACAATGTGGTGAGAATATTCTTCCATGCATCTCCTTGTAGGCATGTGAAAATGTCTCTAggaaaattcctagaagtgagGTATAAGTTTTTTCAATTTTGTCAGATACTACcaaattatttcctaaaatggTTGTACCGATGTTATTCCCACTAGTATATAAgatcccctttcttttttaaaacttgttgccctcagggcagccccggtggctcagcggtttagcaccgccttcagcccgaggtgtgatcctggagacccaggaccaagtcccatgttgggctcccgagcctgctggagcctgcttctccctctgcctgtgcctgtgcctctgcctctctctctctctctctctctctctctctgtgcctctcatgaataaataaaataaaatcttaaaaaaaaaaaaaaaaaaaaaaaaaaaaaaagctaaaaaactTGTTGCCCCTCACCCTCACTTTTTGCTATTCTAGTGGGtttgaaatggtatctcattattttcctgattttcatttttcaaaatgtagaaattttcatgtatttattggctaCTTGTTTTTCCAGTTCTATAAATTGTCTACTCATAATTTTGCCACTGACTTacctttttattattcatttgtagTTCTTGAAATATTCTAGATATAAACCTTTTTGCCAGATATGTTTTGCATATCCttcagtctgtggcttatctttcaACTTTATCATGATGTCTTTGGCTAAACAAAAGTTTTaactttaaagaaatcaaatgtcTCAGTCTTTTCCCttgaacaatttaaaatattccttctctacctagaaataataaaaaaaagtctatattttatgttttaaaatcttgttttatttctataaatagtctaactttaaaatataaacatactgCCAATCGTACTGGTAAAATTTGTTAAACAATCCATCCTTTTTCTATTAATTTGAAAGTTTACTTTTGTCTTATCCTGCTCTGACTTCCCATATATTcatgtttctgggctctctattctgctccactgGTTTACTGGCCAATTCTGAGGGAATTCAATAATACAGAtgattgttctttttcaagaaatcTTCAAGAGTATCTTGGTTACTCTTGTCCCTTTGATCCTCCCTTAATTTAATGCTCTCTTAGGCTTTAGGAAAAATCctgttgtgattttgatttgaacTGGAATgaacttataaattattttagtgaaattaatataaatattgagTTTTTCCACCCATaagaatgatatatatttttatgttcttctaTATCAAGCCTTTTCCCATCTTATATATCTTATTAAACTTACTTCCAAGTTCTTTATAGCTTTTGCCGCAATGATGAATGGGATTTTTGTTGTAATATCCTATCTAGAGGGTCggtcattgctagtgtataggaGTATGCCCTGTCGTCTTCACAGGACTACTGTGATTGCTGAATGAGTTAATAGAGCTAAAAAATTAATGGTAAAGCAAAATACATGATTTTACTGAGATCCCATGGACATAAATTAAAAAGCTAACTTTAGAAAATACTGAGGATaggattttcttttcactttcatcaGGAGCTagactaggtatttatccaaaggatacaaaattagtgATTCAAAGTGATTCACATCCACCCTAATGTTTacaacagcaatgtccacaatagctaaaatatggaaaaagcccagatgtctgtcgacagataaatggataaagaagatgtggtgtatatatataatggaatactactcagctatcaaaaataatgaaatcttgacatttacaGTGATGTGGATGAAGGCTTAGAAAGCCTTAGAAAGccttatgctaagcaaaataagtcagagaaagaccaataccatcTGGTTTCACTAATATatggagtttaagaaataaaacagatgaacatataggggaagggaaggaaaaataaaaaagataaaaacagagggagacaaTCCATAAGAGCTCTAAACTataaggaacaaactgagggttgctggaggggaagtgaatGGGGGAATggtgtaactgggtgatggacattaaggaaggcacttgatggaatgagcactgggtgtttatatgcaactgaggaatcattaaattccactcctgaaactaataatacactaaatgttaactaaattggatttagattaaaaaaaaaaagttgccctGCCATTTTGAGGTAAATTAGGAATTAACTTAAAtgaatttttgtctttaataaatgtaattattattgAACTTTTACTATACACTGTACTATTTTAGTCTCTACAGATATAGCAATGaggaaaaataggtaaaatcCTTGTATTGAAGGAGCTTGCAGGGATATATGCCAATCTGTTACAGCAGGGGGAGGAAAAGGGATATAGCAAGTAAAGCAATTTCAGATAATAATAAAtgctacaaagaaaataaaacatctttaaaaaaaaaaaacaatagggaGGGATATTTTAGGTTGGATGGATAGGCAAGACATCACTGAGGAAAAGATGTTTGAAACCTACACTAATAAAGACAATGTTGGAtagaacattccaggcaggaTGCAGCAAATGCAAATGCCCTAATCTAAGAACAACCTAGGTGTGTCTGAGGAACAGAAATAAGGTGAGTGAGGTCTGAATGCGGCAAAAGACTATGAAAACGGTAGAAGATAAGGTGGGAgttcagattttatttcagatataGTGGGAAGATAGCAGAGAACTTAAAATGAGtggaatacatttatattttataagattaGTCTGGATAGAAAAATGGGCTATacaggacaaaagaaaaaaggaaatcaattATAAGTCTAAATTAGGAAGGTAGCAGTTGAAGTGGAGAGAAATAGCTTCCTTGTTAACACAGATATGACagtggcttttattttaattaccatAAATGGttttcagaataaatatataagCCATGAATTAAAACACATATATCTAGCTGCTTGCATGATATTCCTTCATTAGACTGCTGAAATAACCATGTTCTGGTTCTCTTTGTATGTTCACAATGCTTTGTCCATAGTAGTTACTCAGTAAGTGAGGTGGGCAACAAAACCTCTGAGAAGGGCTGGCAGGGGGAAGAGTCATGAAGAAATCCACCAATGCAGGTGGTCAGGAAGCACCACTGGCTTTCTGTTCCTTCTTGTGGGATTACTGCTTCCTTAGACAAATGTGCTGGTAATGTACTTTGTGTAGGGCTCCattaatacatacacacagattCAATGTCATACGCACGGCAGTAAAACTCCTCTTACTTCTTAAAACTTCTGCTCTATAGGACAGTTGCTAACACTCACCTGCCGGCCCACTCGATCCGGGGGAGGCCACAAGGCATCATCCTCTTTGGTAATTTCACTGTCATCAATTATTCTCTTCAGTTCCTCCATTACACTTTTATGTACATAAGCctgaaagcaaattaaaaaatggaatttaactTGCATCCCTAAGCAAGTGTTCTGACTCAGATAatgattaaagattaaaaagaaaaaaaaaaaaaacctgctaatAAAAACTGGTCTCTGGCACCACTGTAAGGTAGATGGCATTCAGGTGTGACCTCAGCATGCTCAAGAGGGCAGGGCCAGAAGTGCCCAGTGACTATACATCATACCCCATCTACCGGTTTCTACTTCTTGGCACATCCTGTTCACTTGGAACTTCTCCTTGCTTACAGACTGAATTCACACCTGAACCCAGAACAAAAGATCTGTAAGTGAACCCTGGTTATTCCTACCGAGATGACATGCTTATGAAGACCAGAGacacatcttttaaaatacattttgtatatCAGTccacacataaaatatatatgtatataagcagGCTGAGACATGTGGGTAAACATAAAACTGAATGCTAGTTAAACATAACAGTATGAAGATATAGTAACTGTTAAGACATTTTCAAATGTGACAAAGTggttaaaaggaaagagaagcttTGATGAAGCCTCAATAGTGAggcagaaattaaacaaaatagagCACATGGACTTGACAGAGGCAGGCATAGCTTTGAATTCCCACTCTATCTCTTGCTCGTCAGGATGAGGTGACTTTGAACAAGCCCCATAATTAACATCTGGGCCTTCATTGTAAAGGGTATATAATACCGCTAATCAAAAAGGCTTACAATCAGGGTGgaataaaatcatatgtaaaACACCAAGTGCCAAGCCTGGCATCTAACCTGCATTCAATGATGTGAACTGCTTTCCCATGTTCCCTTTCCCCCAtccaaatgcaaattaaagaGCTCTTCTGAAAGCTATGCACCAGGAAATACACAAAACACTTTAGGTATAATGTATTTAATTCTGTGAtagcactggggggggggggggggcggcaggttAATTATATCTGTTTCTGCAGACAAAGAAACTAAAACTTATCAAGCCAGGTTATTTGCCCAGGGGCACAGAGTAAATAGCAGATTCAGGGTTTAAACCAAGATTTGCAAGACTTTAAATGATTACAAAAGTGGTTTAacattgtaaaagaaaatataaactaaaagatGTGAGAAAAATTTTAGAAGGTGTCTATAGATATGTCTAtacttctctattctttttcaatACTACTTACTcccagaaagaacaaaaacatgaCAAAAGGCTAAATTGTAGTGAAAGAAAGGCTCTCAGAAGGCTCATTACCTCTTTTCTGATCATGACATCATTTTTGTAATTGCTGTTGTTGGCATATCTCAATTTCCCTGTGAGGAGCGAAAAAACAAATTCAGTGTATATTAAAAACGTATAAATAAAGCTTCATTAGCTCACCAAGACTATCAGCTGTTGCTTAAAATGTATCCTAGCTTTCCCCTCAGTGTCTACCAGATTTACTATTCATACTTCTGATGTTCCAACAATAGCAGTCTTTCAGTTCTTTATTTTCGGCTATTAAGTAGCTTCAAAGCCAGAATATTgctgacattgaattataattCTTGCAAAAGGCAGCTCAGGTGTGATAAAAGAACATAAGCAGAACATTGTGACTCTGGCAAATCATATCTCTGCAGGTTAATGTCCTCAGCTGAAAACAGGGATAGTGATGGTAACTTACTTGCACATAAGGCCTCCTGAGGCTCAGATGAATTGTGAAAGCAGTTTGAAAATTGTAAAATGCTGTTTACATATTATTCATGTGACCATGCAATACTCTGATCTATTCCTATGGTGGAAaagttttggttttattattaaGCATATTTGGTATACAAGGCcttttgtgtgtatatgcatcCAAAAGGCTATATGCTagatatgaaggaaaaaaagagaaaaggaaatagatgaaTTTTTACCTTTGGGATTACACATGTAAAAAGAGCCAGATTAATTGATGCCTCACTGCACTCACTATCTCTGCCTTGTCTCTCTTGGTTCAGTTCATTCTCCATACGGTAGACAAAGTGATGTAGTAACAGACCAATCTAATTAGGTTactctaatactttttttttttggtaagattttattaattcatgacagatgcagagagagagacagagacataggcagagggagaagcaggctctccttcagggagcccaatgcaggtctcgattccaggcccccaggaccatgacctgagccaaaggcagacgctcaactacttaaccacccaggtgccccaggttacTCTAACACTTTGATAATGACAATGGCTTCtcactgccttcttttttttttttttttaatttttatttatttatgattgtcacagagagagagagaggcagagacacaggcagagggagaagcaggctccatgcactgggagcctgacatgggactcgatctcgggtctccaggatagtgccctgggccaaaggcaggcgctaaactgctggcaccacccagggatcccttctcacTGCCTTCTTGATAAAAATCCAAATTCTTCAACATGGCATAACTGCTAAGCTgagcccctgcctgcctttcaGGCTCCCTCCTGCAATAGTCCACTCTTACACAGCTGGAGTCAACCACCTTACTTGGTTTCTGCTTGAAACATCCCATGCACTTTTTGGTTTTCAGCTTCTTTGATGTTGATGTCCAAATGCCTAACCAACTCCTGCACATTACTAAGACTATCACTCCTCTTCCCCCAAGTCATTTTATGCAGGAAGCTTTCTCCCATCCTCAGGCTACCTGAGGGTTAGGTTAGGTTGCCTTCTTTCTGCTCCAGAGTCCCTTCCGTTTCTTTGTACCACAGCATCAAACACACTATCCTATCATTGTTTGTTTACAACTGGGGCTTGTCAGATTCATCTTTGTGCCCCCATTTAGtgggaggttttttattttttttttgtcatctttgaTTCCTTTTCCTCCCCACAGTGGTCCTTCCCCCAGATCTTATCAAACAGCAACGTCCTATTGGTTCTGCCTCCAACAGTATCCTGAACCCTTCTATGCGCTTTTGATAGTACCTTAGTCCCAACCAGCATCCTTTTTACCTTGACAACTGTTCACTGTCTCCTAATAAGTTGCCCTGTCTCCACTCTTGCAATGATTAGAATAGATTACTTTTTCTAATCATTACTCTATTTCTAATCATACTCCATGATTAGAATACTTTTTCAGGAAGAGATCACATCTCTTCTCTCCTTAAAACTTTCCAGTTGCTTCCTGctgcacttagaataaaatccaaactctccACCATGGCCTGTAAAGACCTACATGGTGTACCCCTACTTATCTGACATTGTCTCCTACTGTTCTCGGAGCTCACTACTTCCTCAGCCATACTGGCCACTTGGAACATGCTCGTTCATGCCCCAAAGCCTTAACACTTGTTACTCCCTCTGTCCAAAATGCTCTTCTTCCCGAGCTTCACAAGGCTGGCTCTCCTTCTTGTCACTTAGGATTCAGTTCAAATACTACCTTTCCAGAGAGCACGCCAGTGGCCACTCTGCTTAAAAGCAGTCCACTAGCAATTACTCCATTGTTTTGTTTCATGCTCTGACCACTCGTCATTATCTGAAATCTTTGTTTGTTTATATCTCTCCCAGCACCAGAATATATACGCTATGAGAGGAAACTTGTCCCAAATTGTGAAAGAGAGCCTGGCACAAAGTATGCAATCAGTGTCTGCTGAATGAAGcattctagttaaaaaaaaaaaaaaaaaaaaaaaaaaaagttcgtgCACATGGGAAGAACCAGCGGAGCGGTCACAGGAGTGGCCCTTTCAGATCCGCGCCGCAGTCATCAGTCCCGTCCTCTCCTAGCTCCTCCTCGCACATTCCGGAGCCCGGGCCTCCCCGCTCGCCCGACCCCAGGCCCCGTCCTCGCTCGGCCGGGGCCAGAGGCCGCTCTTACCGTCGGGCCGGAACTCAAACTCCAGGAACTCATGGCCGAACTTGCCCTTGTGACCCACGTAGTAACGCAGATAAAAGTCACTCTCCATGGTTCATAAGGAGGCAACGGAGACGAAACTTGACCAGCAAACCTCGTCGCCGCGCTGCGCGCCCAACACTGACGTTTACCGGGGCGCGCGGATGTGACGTCAAGGCGAGGCTGCCGGTCGCGGCGAAGCGGCCCAGGCCGT contains:
- the MAGOH gene encoding protein mago nashi homolog, translating into MESDFYLRYYVGHKGKFGHEFLEFEFRPDGKLRYANNSNYKNDVMIRKEAYVHKSVMEELKRIIDDSEITKEDDALWPPPDRVGRQELEIVIGDEHISFTTSKIGSLIDVNQSKDPEGLRVFYYLVQDLKCLVFSLIGLHFKIKPI